One window of Magallana gigas chromosome 2, xbMagGiga1.1, whole genome shotgun sequence genomic DNA carries:
- the LOC105331659 gene encoding uncharacterized protein, translating into MATGDLTNNIRKLQKELKSMKYQETLDLSGLALGKASALLPIYHYAFTTYSCAIAELIAGTDTELYTKTDLRFMEGCYKILRDLFHYKPPITKEQFFNSGFVERKIIMCTEVMKLIQKKNKSLQAPRKAPTTTTSNLAQMISTKANKPKVTDLTQVRPGHQRSRPRSSTDSLQREGTLHTQSVVSPRSLTENDQPQVVNELLQPVGNIPRHVAHPHHRSAECEPTREADSSSSSEVSDNDLGDYNQRSPPVHVASVTSPPRVTKEVLPSVGDVRGFNWAVVTPSIAKTKSTLSNRSDYPGSRVCFDEEEDDDDEGDNDIETVMAATPAHSIMEPPQNGVTMATVQASPGPSSNTQSAQTGQQMSTNETHILKAIEQLTKCFGTLESGLTRSIESLNARMILVENRVSMMENKIEMVMTNSQRTEQPALQSVNPGREYRQVSTASAPREREPVVVPQRTVTNQAASAPRQRESALTSQTSATIQAEIPMNGSHQLKDDKEFQIAATNKYSKKSPELKGPPSQSALYDESTLVMFSPIRHVAGSSIHQQTPESTFCSTNIDPNDPRLSSTPARGTAEMDTQLVLGESMNLQSGDMSTQDQVSRIKNLFKSTEIMLKQ; encoded by the exons ATGGCGACTGGGGATCTCACAAACAACATTAGAAAACTTCAGAAAGAACTGAAGTCAATGAAGTACCAGGAAACCCTGGACTTGAGTGG CTTGGCCCTGGGTAAGGCCTCTGCCTTGCTTCCTATCTACCACTACGCCTTCACCACTTACAGCTGTGCCATTGCTGAGCTGATTGCTGGCACAGACACTGAGTTATATACCAAGACAGACCTACGCTTCATGGAAGGATGCTACAAG ATTTTGAGGGACTTGTTCCATTACAAACCTCCTATTACAAAGGAACAGtttttcaatagtggttttgtTGAGAGGAAAATCATTATGTGTACAGAAGTAATGAAGTTAATACAAAAGAAGAATAAGTCTCTCCAGGCCCCCAGAAAGGCCCCCACCACTACAACAAGTAACCTGGCTCAAATGATATCAACTAAG gCAAACAAACCCAAGGTGACAGATTTGACTCAAGTCAGACCAGGTCATCAGAGGTCAAGACCTAGATCCTCCACAGACAGTCTGCAGAGAGAGGGCACACTGCACACTCAGAGTGTGGTGTCCCCGCGGTCACTCACAGAGAATGACCAACCACAG GTTGTGAATGAGTTACTGCAGCCAGTAGGAAATATTCCCAGGCATGTGGCCCACCCACACCACAGGTCAGCTGAATGTGAGCCGACCAGAGAAGCTGACTCCTCGTCGTCGTCCGAAGTCTCAGATAATGACCTGGGGGATTATAATCAGAGGTCTCCCCCAGTCCATGTGGCCAGTGTGACCTCTCCTCCCAGGGTCACCAAGGAGGTGCTGCCCTCTGTTGGAGATGTGAGGGGATTTAACTGGGCAGTGGTGACTCCCAGCATTGCTAAAACAAAATCAACTTTGTCAAATCGAAGTG ATTATCCAGGTTCTCGGGTTTGTTTTGATGAGGAGGAGGATGATGACGACGAAGGCGATAATGATATAGAGACTGTCATGGCTGCCACTCCAGCACATTCCATTATGGAACCTCCACAGAATGGGGTTACAATGGCAACAGTTCAAGCCTCACCTGGCCCTTCTTCAAACACTCAGTCTGCACAGACCGGTCAGCAAATGTCAACTAATGAGACTCACATTCTTAAG GCAATAGAACAGCTAACCAAATGTTTTGGGACATTGGAATCTGGCTTAACAAGGTCCATTGAGTCACTTAATGCTCGAATGATTCTTGTGGAGAATAGAGTTTCCATGATGGAAAACAAG ATTGAGATGGTTATGACAAATTCTCAAAGAACAGAACAGCCAGCACTCCAGTCTGTAAATCCTGGCAGGGAGTATCGGCAAGTGTCCACAGCTTCTGCtccgagagagagagaaccgGTGGTAGTGCCACAGAGAACAGTGACCAATCAGGCAGCTAGTGCTCCAAGACAAAGAGAATCGGCCCTAACATCACAGACATCAGCAACTATCCAAGCAG aaattcCTATGAATGGATCACACCAGTTGAAAGATGATAAGGAATTTCAAATAGCAGCAACAAATAAATACAGCAAGAAATCTCCAGAGTTGAAGGGCCCTCCATCACAATCCGCACTGTACGACGAGTCGACCCTGGTCATGTTCTCACCGATCCGTCATGTGGCAGGTTCCTCCATCCATCAACAGACACCTGAATCCACTTTCTGTTCTACAAACATCGATCCTAACGACCCCCGACTCTCCAGTACCCCCGCCCGAGGTACAGCGGAGATGGACACACAGCTAGTACTAGGGGAGTCCATGAACCTCCAAAGCGGGGACATGAGTACACAGGACCAAGTCAGCAGAATAAAAAATCT atTCAAGTCAACAGAAATAATGTTGAAGCAGTGA